One genomic window of Senegalia massiliensis includes the following:
- a CDS encoding DUF4349 domain-containing protein, with protein MKKITKYFLILFSLIIFISLFSACSGQDDETNEYSMNTLEKEISDEEADFNTPEVERSEIAEGEKIISTYFMSLETLDFEKTRSELESLIEKHKSFIENSNVNFRGSSYSKNYRYGDYSIRIPEEGLEKFKTDLSQIGNIIEESKNNQDVTKLYRDTESRLKLVTSKEKRLLELLEKAEKIEDIIAIESELTNTIYEKERLEKSLKSIDEKIEYTTLNLQLIEVRNFSNTDNVDNSLITRLKNAFTNSIFAFKIALENFIIWLVYALPYILILGVLVLLGVIFIKKRKKK; from the coding sequence ATGAAAAAAATTACAAAATATTTTTTAATATTATTTTCTTTAATAATATTTATATCTTTATTTTCAGCTTGTAGTGGACAGGATGATGAAACTAATGAGTATTCTATGAATACTTTAGAAAAGGAAATTTCAGATGAAGAAGCTGATTTTAATACACCAGAAGTAGAGAGATCTGAAATAGCAGAGGGCGAAAAAATAATTTCAACTTATTTTATGAGCCTAGAAACACTTGACTTTGAAAAGACAAGATCAGAGTTAGAAAGTTTAATTGAAAAGCATAAATCTTTTATAGAAAATTCTAATGTGAATTTTAGAGGCTCTAGTTATTCTAAAAACTATAGATATGGAGACTATTCAATAAGAATTCCAGAAGAAGGTTTAGAAAAATTTAAAACTGACTTAAGTCAAATAGGAAATATAATTGAAGAAAGCAAAAACAATCAAGATGTAACAAAACTTTATAGAGATACAGAATCTAGATTAAAGCTAGTAACTTCAAAAGAAAAAAGATTGTTGGAACTTTTGGAAAAAGCAGAAAAAATAGAAGATATCATAGCTATTGAATCTGAACTTACTAATACTATTTATGAAAAAGAAAGATTAGAAAAAAGTCTAAAATCTATAGATGAAAAAATTGAATATACTACTTTAAATTTACAGCTAATAGAAGTAAGAAATTTTTCCAATACTGATAATGTAGATAATTCACTTATTACTAGATTGAAAAATGCATTCACTAATTCAATATTTGCTTTTAAAATAGCATTAGAAAACTTTATAATATGGCTAGTATATGCCTTACCTTATATATTAATTTTAGGTGTTTTAGTATTACTAGGTGTAATATTTATAAAGAAAAGAAAGAAAAAATAA